Proteins encoded within one genomic window of Macrotis lagotis isolate mMagLag1 chromosome 3, bilby.v1.9.chrom.fasta, whole genome shotgun sequence:
- the LRP4 gene encoding low-density lipoprotein receptor-related protein 4 isoform X3, with product MGLASSPECACGRSHFTCAVSALGECTCIPAQWQCDGDNDCGDHSDEDGCMLPTCSPLDFHCDNGKCIRRSWVCDGDNDCEDDSDEQDCPPRECEEDEFPCQNGYCIRSLWHCDGDNDCGDNSDEQCDMRKCSEKEFRCSDGSCIAEHWYCDGDTDCKDGSDEESCPSAVPAPPCSLEEFQCAYGRCILDIYHCDGDDDCGDWSDESDCSSHQPCRSGEFMCDSGLCINAGWRCDGDADCDDQSDERNCTTSMCTAEQFRCKSGRCVRLSWRCDGEDDCSDNSDEENCENTGSPQCASDQFLCGNGRCIGQRKLCNGVNDCGDNSDESPQQNCRPRTGQENCNINNGGCAQKCQMVRGAVQCTCHTGYRLMEDGRSCQDVNECAEEGYCSQGCTNSDGAFQCWCEAGYELRPDRRSCKALGPEPVLLFANRIDIRQVLPHRSEYTLLLNNLENAIALDFHHRRELVFWSDVTLDRILRANLNGSNVEEVVSTGLESPGGLAVDWLHDKLYWTDSGTSRIEVANLDGAHRKVLLWQNLEKPRAIALHPMEGTIYWTDWGNTPRIEASSMDGSARRIIADTHLFWPNGLTIDYAGHRMYWVDAKHHVIERADLDGSNRKAVISQGLPHPFAITVFEDSLYWTDWHTKSINSANKFTGKNQEIIRNKLHFPMDIHTLHPQRQPAAGRNRCGNNNGGCTHLCLPSGQNYTCACPTGFRKTSSHTCAQSLDKFLLFARRMDIRRISFDTEDLSDDVIPLADVRSAVALDWDSRDDYVYWTDVSTDTISRAKWDGTGQEVVVDTSLESPAGLAIDWVTNKLYWTDAGTDRIEVANTDGTMRTVLIWENLDRPRDIVVEPRGGFMYWTDWGASPKIERAGMDASGRQVIISSNLTWPNGLAIDYGSQRLYWADAGMKTIEFAGLDGSKRKVLIGTQLPHPFGLTLYGERIYWTDWQTKSIQSADRLTGLDRETLQENLENLMDIHVFHRLRPPVHTPCAVGNGGCSHLCLRSPHPKGYSCTCPTGINLLPDGKTCSSGMRSFLIFARRIDIRMVSLDIPYFADVVVPVNITMKNTIAIGVDSQEGKVYWSDSTLRRISRANLDGSQHEDIITTGLQTTDGLAVDAIGRKVYWTDTGTNRIEVGNLDGSMRKVLVWQNLDSPRAIVLYHEMGTMYWTDWGENAKLERAGMDGSDRTVLINNNLGWPNGLTVDKAGSQLLWADAHTERIEVADLNGANRRTLVSPVQHPYGLTLLDSYIYWTDWQTRSIHRADKSTGSNVILVRANLPGLMDIQAVDRQRPLGSNRCGLKNGGCSHLCLPRPTGFSCACPTGIQLKGDGKTCDPSPETYLLFSSRGSIRRISLDTSDHTDVHVPVPELNNVISLDYDSVDGKVYYTDVFLDVIRRADLNGSNMETVIGRGLKTTDGLAVDWVARNLYWTDTGRNTIEASRLDGSCRKVLINNSLDEPRAIAAFPRKGYLFWTDWGHPAKIERSNLDGSERKLLINTNLGWPNGLTLDYDTRRIYWVDAHLDRIESADLNGKLRQVLVSHVSHPFALTQQDRWIYWTDWQTKSIQRVDKYSGRNKETVLANVEGLMDIIVVSPQRQTGTNACGVNNGGCTHLCFARALDFVCACPDEPDDRPCSLVPGLMPPAPRSTSRSEKSPAPPNTPPTTARSSTARTRVSLEESEGSCSEKDSRQGLCTHSNEAIPAAPGEGLHVSYVIGGLLSILLILLLIAALMLYRHKKFKFTDPGLGNLTYSNPSYRTSTQEVKIETIPKPAMYNQLCYKKEVGPEHSYTKEKIKIVEGICLLSGGGDDAEWDDLKQLRGSRGGLLLRDHVCMKTDTVSIQASSGSLDDTETEQLLQEEQSECSSVHTAAATPERRGSLPDTGWKHERKLSTESQV from the exons GCCTGGCCAGCAGTCCTGAATGTGCCTGTGGCCGAAGTCACTTCACTTGTGCAGTGAGTGCCCTCGGGGAGTGTACATGTATTCCAGCTCAATGGCAATGTGATGGTGACAATGACTGCGGGGACCACAGTGACGAGGACGGCTGTA TGCTTCCCACCTGCTCCCCTCTGGATTTTCACTGTGACAATGGGAAATGCATCCGGCGCTCCTGGGTGTGTGATGGTGACAATGATTGTGAGGATGACTCCGATGAACAGGACTGTC CCCCTCGAGAGTGTGAGGAGGATGAGTTCCCCTGTCAAAATGGCTACTGCATTCGAAGCCTGTGGCATTGTGACGGAGACAATGATTGTGGGGACAACAGCGATGAGCAATGTG ACATGCGCAAGTGCTCTGAGAAGGAATTCCGCTGTAGTGATGGCAGCTGCATCGCGGAGCATTGGTACTGTGATGGCGACACAGATTGTAAAGATGGCTCAGATGAAGAGAGCTGCC CCTCAGCAGTTCCCGCACCCCCCTGCAGCTTGGAGGAATTCCAGTGTGCTTATGGTCGGTGCATCCTGGACATCTACCACTGTGATGGGGACGACGACTGTGGGGACTGGTCTGACGAGTCCGACTGCT CCTCCCACCAGCCCTGCCGATCTGGCGAGTTCATGTGTGACAGTGGCCTCTGCATCAATGCCGGCTGGCGCTGTGATGGGGATGCGGACTGTGATGACCAGTCTGATGAACGCAATTGTA CTACTTCCATGTGCACGGCGGAGCAGTTCCGCTGTAAATCTGGCCGCTGTGTCCGCTTATCTTGGCGTTGTGATGGGGAAGATGACTGTTCAGACAACAGTGATGAGGAAAACTGCGAAAACACAG GAAGCCCCCAGTGTGCCTCAGATCAGTTCTTATGTGGGAACGGGCGCTGTATCGGCCAGAGAAAGTTGTGCAATGGTGTCAATGACTGTGGAGACAACAGTGATGAGAGTCCCCAGCAAAACTGCC GGCCTCGGACGGGTCAGGAGAACTGCAACATCAACAATGGTGGTTGTGCCCAGAAGTGCCAGATGGTTCGAGGAGCAGTGCAGTGTACCTGTCACACCGGCTACAGACTTATGGAGGATGGGCGTTCATGTCAAG ATGTGAATGAGTGTGCAGAGGAGGGCTATTGTAGCCAGGGATGTACTAACAGTGATGGAGCATTCCAGTGTTGGTGTGAGGCTGGCTATGAACTCCGACCTGATCGGCGAAGCTGCAAGGCCCTGG GGCCAGAGCCCGTGTTGCTCTTCGCCAATCGCATTGACATCCGGCAGGTGCTGCCGCACCGCTCTGAGTATACGCTGTTACTCAACAACCTGGAGAATGCCATTGCCCTTGACTTCCACCACCGACGGGAGCTTGTCTTCTGGTCAGATGTCACCCTGGACCGCATCCTGCGAGCCAACCTCAATGGCAGCAATGTGGAAGAGGTGGTATCTACGGGTCTGGAAAGCCCAG GGGGATTGGCGGTTGACTGGCTCCATGACAAGCTCTACTGGACAGACTCAGGTACTTCTAGGATAGAGGTGGCCAACTTGGATGGTGCACATCGGAAGGTGTTGCTGTGGCAGAACCTGGAGAAACCCCGGGCCATTGCCCTGCATCCCATGGAGGG tACCATTTATTGGACCGACTGGGGCAATACTCCTCGAATTGAGGCCTCCAGCATGGATGGCTCAGCACGGCGCATCATTGCTGATACTCACCTTTTTTGGCCTAACGGTCTCACAATCGACTATGCTGGACACCGGATGTACTGGGTGGATGCCAAGCATCATGTCATCGAGCGAGCTGATCTCGATGGAAGTAACCGCAAAGCTGTCATTAGCCAGG GCCTCCCTCATCCCTTTGCCATCACGGTATTTGAGGACAGCCTCTACTGGACGGACTGGCACACCAAGAGCATCAATAGTGCCAACAAATTCACCGGCAAGAACCAGGAGATCATCCGTAATAAGCTGCACTTCCCCATGGACATCCACACCTTGCACCCCCAGCGACAGCCAGCAG CAGGGAGAAACCGCTGTGGGAACAACAATGGAGGCTGCACCCACTTGTGTCTGCCCAGCGGCCAGAATTACACCTGTGCCTGCCCCACTGGCTTCCGCAAGACCAGCAGCCACACCTGTGCCCAGA GTCTTGACAAGTTCCTGCTTTTTGCCCGAAGGATGGACATCCGTCGGATCAGCTTCGACACGGAGGACCTGTCCGACGATGTCATCCCACTTGCTGATGTACGCAGTGCCGTGGCGCTGGACTGGGACTCCCGTGATGACTATGTGTACTGGACCGACGTCAGCACCGACACCATCAGCCGAGCCAAGTGGGATGGAACAGGGCAAGAG GTGGTAGTAGACACAAGTCTGGAGAGCCCTGCTGGCCTGGCCATTGATTGGGTCACCAATAAACTCTACTGGACAGATGCAG GCACAGACCGAATTGAAGTGGCCAACACAGATGGTACCATGAGGACAGTACTAATCTGGGAAAATCTGGATCGTCCCCGGGACATTGTGGTAGAACCCAGGGGAGG GTTCATGTATTGGACGGATTGGGGGGCAAGCCCCAAGATTGAGAGGGCTGGCATGGATGCCTCAGGTCGCCAAGTCATCATCTCCTCCAATCTGACCTGGCCCAATGGACTGGCCATTGACTATGGGTCCCAGAGGCTCTATTGGGCTGACGCTGGCATGAAGACCATAGAGTTTGCTGGACTAGATGGGAGCAAGAGAAAG GTGCTGATAGGAACCCAGCTTCCGCATCCTTTTGGGCTGACCCTTTATGGAGAGCGTATCTACTGGACTGACTGGCAGACCAAGAGCATCCAGAGTGCAGACCGGCTGACAGGACTGGACCGTGAAACACTCCAGGAGAACCTGGAGAACCTCATGGACATCCATGTTTTCCATCGACTAAGGCCCCCAG tacACACTCCCTGTGCTGTGGGGAATGGGGGCTGCAGTCACCTGTGTCTTCGATCCCCACATCCTAAAGGTTATAGCTGCACCTGCCCCACTGGCATCAACCTTCTGCCTGATGGCAAGACTTGTTCTTCAG GCATGAGAAGCTTCTTGATCTTCGCCAGGAGAATAGACATTCGCATGGTCTCCCTGGACATCCCATACTTTGCTGACGTTGTGGTGCCAGTCAATATCACCATGAAGAACACCATTGCCATCGGGGTGGATTCCCAGGAAG gaaAGGTTTACTGGTCAGACAGCACATTGCGTAGGATCAGCCGGGCCAACTTGGATGGCTCCCAGCATGAGGACATAATCACCACAG GATTACAGACCACCGATGGTCTGGCTGTAGATGCCATTGGCCGGAAAGTGTATTGGACAGACACAGGAACCAACCGGATTGAAGTGGGCAACCTCGATGGGTCCATGCGGAAGGTCTTGGTGTGGCAGAATCTGGATAGTCCCCGGGCCATTGTGTTGTACCATGAGATGGG GACTATGTACTGGACAGACTGGGGGGAAAATGCCAAGTTGGAACGGGCTGGAATGGATGGCTCAGACCGCACTGTGCTCATCAACAACAACCTGGGCTGGCCCAATGGATTGACTGTGGACAAAGCTGGCTCCCAACTGCTCTGGGCAGATGCCCACACTGAG CGCATTGAGGTTGCTGACCTCAATGGTGCCAATAGACGCACCCTGGTGTCACCTGTTCAGCATCCTTATGGCCTCACCCTGCTTGACTCCTACATATACTGGACTGACTGGCAAACCCGTAGCATTCATCGGGCTGACAAGAGCACGGGAAGCAATGTCATCCTGGTGCGGGCCAACCTTCCTGGCCTCATGGACATTCAGGCTGTGGATCGACAACGACCACTGG GCTCGAACAGATGTGGCCTGAAGAATGGTGGCTGCTCTCACCTGTGTCTACCAAGACCAACAGGCTTCTCCTGTGCCTGCCCCACTGGCATCCAGCTCAAGGGGGATGGGAAGACCTGTGACCCTTCCCCAGAGACCTACCTACTCTTTTCCAGCCGAGGCTCCATCAGACGCATCTCTCTGGATACCAGTGACCACACGGACGTACACGTCCCAGTGCCCGAACTCAACAATGTCATTTCTCTGGACTATGACAGTGTGGACGGAAAGGTTTATTACACAGATGTTTTCCTGGACGTTATCAG GCGAGCTGACCTGAATGGCAGTAACATGGAGACAGTCATCGGAAGGGGACTTAAGACCACTGATGGCCTAGCAGTCGACTGGGTGGCCAGGAACCTGTACTGGACAGACACGGGCCGGAACACCATTGAGGCCTCGAGGTTGGATGGCTCCTGCCGGAAGGTGCTGATTAACAACAGCCTGGATGAACCCAGAGCCATTGCTGCCTTCCCCAGAAAGGG GTACCTTTTCTGGACAGACTGGGGCCACCCAGCCAAGATCGAGCGGTCAAACCTGGACGGCTCTGAGAGGAAATTGCTCATCAACACTAATCTGGGCTGGCCCAATGGTCTTACCCTGGACTATGATACCCGAAG GATCTACTGGGTAGATGCTCACTTGGATCGGATTGAAAGCGCTGACCTCAATGGGAAGCTACGGCAGGTCTTGGTCAGCCATGTATCTCATCCATTTGCTCTTACACAG CAGGACAGGTGGATCTACTGGACAGACTGGCAGACCAAATCAATCCAGCGTGTAGACAAATACTCGGGCCGGAACAAGGAGACCGTGCTGGCTAACGTGGAGGGGCTCATGGACATCATCGTGGTCTCCCCACAACGGCAGACAG GGACCAATGCCTGTGGTGTGAACAATGGTGGTTGTACCCATCTCTGCTTTGCCAGAGCTTTGGACTTTGTCTGCGCCTGCCCCGATGAACCTGATGACCGGCCCTGCTCTCTAG TGCCTGGTCTGATGCCCCCAGCCCCCAGATCCACCAGCCGGAGTGAAAAGAGCCCAGCACCACCCAACACACCCCCTACCACAGCCCGCTCCTCCACGGCCAGGACCCGCGTGTCCCTGGAGGAATCTGAAGGAAG CTGCTCAGAAAAAGATAGTCGCCAGGGTCTCTGTACACATTCCAATGAGGCCATACCTGCTGCTCCAG GGGAAGGGCTCCATGTCAGCTATGTGATTGGCGGCCTCCTCAGTATCCTGCTCATCTTGCTGCTCATCGCTGCTCTCATGCTCTACAG AcacaaaaaattcaaatttactgATCCTGGCTTAGGGAACCTGACCTACAGCAATCCTTCTTACCGAACCTCTACCCAGGAAGTAAAGATTGAAACCATCCCCAAACCAGCCATGTATAATCAGCTCTGCTATAAGAAAGAG
- the LRP4 gene encoding low-density lipoprotein receptor-related protein 4 isoform X1: protein MRRPGGSPPPLLLLGALLCAHGLASSPECACGRSHFTCAVSALGECTCIPAQWQCDGDNDCGDHSDEDGCMLPTCSPLDFHCDNGKCIRRSWVCDGDNDCEDDSDEQDCPPRECEEDEFPCQNGYCIRSLWHCDGDNDCGDNSDEQCDMRKCSEKEFRCSDGSCIAEHWYCDGDTDCKDGSDEESCPSAVPAPPCSLEEFQCAYGRCILDIYHCDGDDDCGDWSDESDCSSHQPCRSGEFMCDSGLCINAGWRCDGDADCDDQSDERNCTTSMCTAEQFRCKSGRCVRLSWRCDGEDDCSDNSDEENCENTGSPQCASDQFLCGNGRCIGQRKLCNGVNDCGDNSDESPQQNCRPRTGQENCNINNGGCAQKCQMVRGAVQCTCHTGYRLMEDGRSCQDVNECAEEGYCSQGCTNSDGAFQCWCEAGYELRPDRRSCKALGPEPVLLFANRIDIRQVLPHRSEYTLLLNNLENAIALDFHHRRELVFWSDVTLDRILRANLNGSNVEEVVSTGLESPGGLAVDWLHDKLYWTDSGTSRIEVANLDGAHRKVLLWQNLEKPRAIALHPMEGTIYWTDWGNTPRIEASSMDGSARRIIADTHLFWPNGLTIDYAGHRMYWVDAKHHVIERADLDGSNRKAVISQGLPHPFAITVFEDSLYWTDWHTKSINSANKFTGKNQEIIRNKLHFPMDIHTLHPQRQPAAGRNRCGNNNGGCTHLCLPSGQNYTCACPTGFRKTSSHTCAQSLDKFLLFARRMDIRRISFDTEDLSDDVIPLADVRSAVALDWDSRDDYVYWTDVSTDTISRAKWDGTGQEVVVDTSLESPAGLAIDWVTNKLYWTDAGTDRIEVANTDGTMRTVLIWENLDRPRDIVVEPRGGFMYWTDWGASPKIERAGMDASGRQVIISSNLTWPNGLAIDYGSQRLYWADAGMKTIEFAGLDGSKRKVLIGTQLPHPFGLTLYGERIYWTDWQTKSIQSADRLTGLDRETLQENLENLMDIHVFHRLRPPVHTPCAVGNGGCSHLCLRSPHPKGYSCTCPTGINLLPDGKTCSSGMRSFLIFARRIDIRMVSLDIPYFADVVVPVNITMKNTIAIGVDSQEGKVYWSDSTLRRISRANLDGSQHEDIITTGLQTTDGLAVDAIGRKVYWTDTGTNRIEVGNLDGSMRKVLVWQNLDSPRAIVLYHEMGTMYWTDWGENAKLERAGMDGSDRTVLINNNLGWPNGLTVDKAGSQLLWADAHTERIEVADLNGANRRTLVSPVQHPYGLTLLDSYIYWTDWQTRSIHRADKSTGSNVILVRANLPGLMDIQAVDRQRPLGSNRCGLKNGGCSHLCLPRPTGFSCACPTGIQLKGDGKTCDPSPETYLLFSSRGSIRRISLDTSDHTDVHVPVPELNNVISLDYDSVDGKVYYTDVFLDVIRRADLNGSNMETVIGRGLKTTDGLAVDWVARNLYWTDTGRNTIEASRLDGSCRKVLINNSLDEPRAIAAFPRKGYLFWTDWGHPAKIERSNLDGSERKLLINTNLGWPNGLTLDYDTRRIYWVDAHLDRIESADLNGKLRQVLVSHVSHPFALTQQDRWIYWTDWQTKSIQRVDKYSGRNKETVLANVEGLMDIIVVSPQRQTGTNACGVNNGGCTHLCFARALDFVCACPDEPDDRPCSLVPGLMPPAPRSTSRSEKSPAPPNTPPTTARSSTARTRVSLEESEGSCSEKDSRQGLCTHSNEAIPAAPGEGLHVSYVIGGLLSILLILLLIAALMLYRHKKFKFTDPGLGNLTYSNPSYRTSTQEVKIETIPKPAMYNQLCYKKEVGPEHSYTKEKIKIVEGICLLSGGGDDAEWDDLKQLRGSRGGLLLRDHVCMKTDTVSIQASSGSLDDTETEQLLQEEQSECSSVHTAAATPERRGSLPDTGWKHERKLSTESQV, encoded by the exons GCCTGGCCAGCAGTCCTGAATGTGCCTGTGGCCGAAGTCACTTCACTTGTGCAGTGAGTGCCCTCGGGGAGTGTACATGTATTCCAGCTCAATGGCAATGTGATGGTGACAATGACTGCGGGGACCACAGTGACGAGGACGGCTGTA TGCTTCCCACCTGCTCCCCTCTGGATTTTCACTGTGACAATGGGAAATGCATCCGGCGCTCCTGGGTGTGTGATGGTGACAATGATTGTGAGGATGACTCCGATGAACAGGACTGTC CCCCTCGAGAGTGTGAGGAGGATGAGTTCCCCTGTCAAAATGGCTACTGCATTCGAAGCCTGTGGCATTGTGACGGAGACAATGATTGTGGGGACAACAGCGATGAGCAATGTG ACATGCGCAAGTGCTCTGAGAAGGAATTCCGCTGTAGTGATGGCAGCTGCATCGCGGAGCATTGGTACTGTGATGGCGACACAGATTGTAAAGATGGCTCAGATGAAGAGAGCTGCC CCTCAGCAGTTCCCGCACCCCCCTGCAGCTTGGAGGAATTCCAGTGTGCTTATGGTCGGTGCATCCTGGACATCTACCACTGTGATGGGGACGACGACTGTGGGGACTGGTCTGACGAGTCCGACTGCT CCTCCCACCAGCCCTGCCGATCTGGCGAGTTCATGTGTGACAGTGGCCTCTGCATCAATGCCGGCTGGCGCTGTGATGGGGATGCGGACTGTGATGACCAGTCTGATGAACGCAATTGTA CTACTTCCATGTGCACGGCGGAGCAGTTCCGCTGTAAATCTGGCCGCTGTGTCCGCTTATCTTGGCGTTGTGATGGGGAAGATGACTGTTCAGACAACAGTGATGAGGAAAACTGCGAAAACACAG GAAGCCCCCAGTGTGCCTCAGATCAGTTCTTATGTGGGAACGGGCGCTGTATCGGCCAGAGAAAGTTGTGCAATGGTGTCAATGACTGTGGAGACAACAGTGATGAGAGTCCCCAGCAAAACTGCC GGCCTCGGACGGGTCAGGAGAACTGCAACATCAACAATGGTGGTTGTGCCCAGAAGTGCCAGATGGTTCGAGGAGCAGTGCAGTGTACCTGTCACACCGGCTACAGACTTATGGAGGATGGGCGTTCATGTCAAG ATGTGAATGAGTGTGCAGAGGAGGGCTATTGTAGCCAGGGATGTACTAACAGTGATGGAGCATTCCAGTGTTGGTGTGAGGCTGGCTATGAACTCCGACCTGATCGGCGAAGCTGCAAGGCCCTGG GGCCAGAGCCCGTGTTGCTCTTCGCCAATCGCATTGACATCCGGCAGGTGCTGCCGCACCGCTCTGAGTATACGCTGTTACTCAACAACCTGGAGAATGCCATTGCCCTTGACTTCCACCACCGACGGGAGCTTGTCTTCTGGTCAGATGTCACCCTGGACCGCATCCTGCGAGCCAACCTCAATGGCAGCAATGTGGAAGAGGTGGTATCTACGGGTCTGGAAAGCCCAG GGGGATTGGCGGTTGACTGGCTCCATGACAAGCTCTACTGGACAGACTCAGGTACTTCTAGGATAGAGGTGGCCAACTTGGATGGTGCACATCGGAAGGTGTTGCTGTGGCAGAACCTGGAGAAACCCCGGGCCATTGCCCTGCATCCCATGGAGGG tACCATTTATTGGACCGACTGGGGCAATACTCCTCGAATTGAGGCCTCCAGCATGGATGGCTCAGCACGGCGCATCATTGCTGATACTCACCTTTTTTGGCCTAACGGTCTCACAATCGACTATGCTGGACACCGGATGTACTGGGTGGATGCCAAGCATCATGTCATCGAGCGAGCTGATCTCGATGGAAGTAACCGCAAAGCTGTCATTAGCCAGG GCCTCCCTCATCCCTTTGCCATCACGGTATTTGAGGACAGCCTCTACTGGACGGACTGGCACACCAAGAGCATCAATAGTGCCAACAAATTCACCGGCAAGAACCAGGAGATCATCCGTAATAAGCTGCACTTCCCCATGGACATCCACACCTTGCACCCCCAGCGACAGCCAGCAG CAGGGAGAAACCGCTGTGGGAACAACAATGGAGGCTGCACCCACTTGTGTCTGCCCAGCGGCCAGAATTACACCTGTGCCTGCCCCACTGGCTTCCGCAAGACCAGCAGCCACACCTGTGCCCAGA GTCTTGACAAGTTCCTGCTTTTTGCCCGAAGGATGGACATCCGTCGGATCAGCTTCGACACGGAGGACCTGTCCGACGATGTCATCCCACTTGCTGATGTACGCAGTGCCGTGGCGCTGGACTGGGACTCCCGTGATGACTATGTGTACTGGACCGACGTCAGCACCGACACCATCAGCCGAGCCAAGTGGGATGGAACAGGGCAAGAG GTGGTAGTAGACACAAGTCTGGAGAGCCCTGCTGGCCTGGCCATTGATTGGGTCACCAATAAACTCTACTGGACAGATGCAG GCACAGACCGAATTGAAGTGGCCAACACAGATGGTACCATGAGGACAGTACTAATCTGGGAAAATCTGGATCGTCCCCGGGACATTGTGGTAGAACCCAGGGGAGG GTTCATGTATTGGACGGATTGGGGGGCAAGCCCCAAGATTGAGAGGGCTGGCATGGATGCCTCAGGTCGCCAAGTCATCATCTCCTCCAATCTGACCTGGCCCAATGGACTGGCCATTGACTATGGGTCCCAGAGGCTCTATTGGGCTGACGCTGGCATGAAGACCATAGAGTTTGCTGGACTAGATGGGAGCAAGAGAAAG GTGCTGATAGGAACCCAGCTTCCGCATCCTTTTGGGCTGACCCTTTATGGAGAGCGTATCTACTGGACTGACTGGCAGACCAAGAGCATCCAGAGTGCAGACCGGCTGACAGGACTGGACCGTGAAACACTCCAGGAGAACCTGGAGAACCTCATGGACATCCATGTTTTCCATCGACTAAGGCCCCCAG tacACACTCCCTGTGCTGTGGGGAATGGGGGCTGCAGTCACCTGTGTCTTCGATCCCCACATCCTAAAGGTTATAGCTGCACCTGCCCCACTGGCATCAACCTTCTGCCTGATGGCAAGACTTGTTCTTCAG GCATGAGAAGCTTCTTGATCTTCGCCAGGAGAATAGACATTCGCATGGTCTCCCTGGACATCCCATACTTTGCTGACGTTGTGGTGCCAGTCAATATCACCATGAAGAACACCATTGCCATCGGGGTGGATTCCCAGGAAG gaaAGGTTTACTGGTCAGACAGCACATTGCGTAGGATCAGCCGGGCCAACTTGGATGGCTCCCAGCATGAGGACATAATCACCACAG GATTACAGACCACCGATGGTCTGGCTGTAGATGCCATTGGCCGGAAAGTGTATTGGACAGACACAGGAACCAACCGGATTGAAGTGGGCAACCTCGATGGGTCCATGCGGAAGGTCTTGGTGTGGCAGAATCTGGATAGTCCCCGGGCCATTGTGTTGTACCATGAGATGGG GACTATGTACTGGACAGACTGGGGGGAAAATGCCAAGTTGGAACGGGCTGGAATGGATGGCTCAGACCGCACTGTGCTCATCAACAACAACCTGGGCTGGCCCAATGGATTGACTGTGGACAAAGCTGGCTCCCAACTGCTCTGGGCAGATGCCCACACTGAG CGCATTGAGGTTGCTGACCTCAATGGTGCCAATAGACGCACCCTGGTGTCACCTGTTCAGCATCCTTATGGCCTCACCCTGCTTGACTCCTACATATACTGGACTGACTGGCAAACCCGTAGCATTCATCGGGCTGACAAGAGCACGGGAAGCAATGTCATCCTGGTGCGGGCCAACCTTCCTGGCCTCATGGACATTCAGGCTGTGGATCGACAACGACCACTGG GCTCGAACAGATGTGGCCTGAAGAATGGTGGCTGCTCTCACCTGTGTCTACCAAGACCAACAGGCTTCTCCTGTGCCTGCCCCACTGGCATCCAGCTCAAGGGGGATGGGAAGACCTGTGACCCTTCCCCAGAGACCTACCTACTCTTTTCCAGCCGAGGCTCCATCAGACGCATCTCTCTGGATACCAGTGACCACACGGACGTACACGTCCCAGTGCCCGAACTCAACAATGTCATTTCTCTGGACTATGACAGTGTGGACGGAAAGGTTTATTACACAGATGTTTTCCTGGACGTTATCAG GCGAGCTGACCTGAATGGCAGTAACATGGAGACAGTCATCGGAAGGGGACTTAAGACCACTGATGGCCTAGCAGTCGACTGGGTGGCCAGGAACCTGTACTGGACAGACACGGGCCGGAACACCATTGAGGCCTCGAGGTTGGATGGCTCCTGCCGGAAGGTGCTGATTAACAACAGCCTGGATGAACCCAGAGCCATTGCTGCCTTCCCCAGAAAGGG GTACCTTTTCTGGACAGACTGGGGCCACCCAGCCAAGATCGAGCGGTCAAACCTGGACGGCTCTGAGAGGAAATTGCTCATCAACACTAATCTGGGCTGGCCCAATGGTCTTACCCTGGACTATGATACCCGAAG GATCTACTGGGTAGATGCTCACTTGGATCGGATTGAAAGCGCTGACCTCAATGGGAAGCTACGGCAGGTCTTGGTCAGCCATGTATCTCATCCATTTGCTCTTACACAG CAGGACAGGTGGATCTACTGGACAGACTGGCAGACCAAATCAATCCAGCGTGTAGACAAATACTCGGGCCGGAACAAGGAGACCGTGCTGGCTAACGTGGAGGGGCTCATGGACATCATCGTGGTCTCCCCACAACGGCAGACAG GGACCAATGCCTGTGGTGTGAACAATGGTGGTTGTACCCATCTCTGCTTTGCCAGAGCTTTGGACTTTGTCTGCGCCTGCCCCGATGAACCTGATGACCGGCCCTGCTCTCTAG TGCCTGGTCTGATGCCCCCAGCCCCCAGATCCACCAGCCGGAGTGAAAAGAGCCCAGCACCACCCAACACACCCCCTACCACAGCCCGCTCCTCCACGGCCAGGACCCGCGTGTCCCTGGAGGAATCTGAAGGAAG CTGCTCAGAAAAAGATAGTCGCCAGGGTCTCTGTACACATTCCAATGAGGCCATACCTGCTGCTCCAG GGGAAGGGCTCCATGTCAGCTATGTGATTGGCGGCCTCCTCAGTATCCTGCTCATCTTGCTGCTCATCGCTGCTCTCATGCTCTACAG AcacaaaaaattcaaatttactgATCCTGGCTTAGGGAACCTGACCTACAGCAATCCTTCTTACCGAACCTCTACCCAGGAAGTAAAGATTGAAACCATCCCCAAACCAGCCATGTATAATCAGCTCTGCTATAAGAAAGAG